The DNA sequence CCCGGCGGGCCACGGTTTTATCCAAGGCCGGATCGGCAGTTTCCACCAGCTCCACCAGTTTTTGGCGGGCCATATCCACCTGACCGCCCGGCACCTCAAAGGGCTCTATTCCTGCCCGATACAAGAGATCGGTCAAATCTTCGCCGACTCCCCCAAGAGCATTCAATACCTTATTATAATTTTCGGCCGTAGGCTCCCATTCCTTAAACAATGCCATGGATTTTTCCAGCCCATCGATAATCCCAATCACATCCAGCTCCAGAGGGCGGGTGAGGCGATCCAGCAATCCCCCACGGTATTCCTGCAACTCCCGGTGGAGGCTATCCAGCATGCTCTGCCGCTTGGTATCGGTTCGAACAATCTGAGCAAGGGTCTGTGTCAATTCCTCCAAGCGCTTATAGGAAGGGGCGGGGAAGGCCTGCCCCAAGGGGCTGGGCATATGCGCTTCCAGACCCGACCACTCAAAAAACCGGGGTGACAGTTCCCGGTAAAAGGGAATATACCCCGCTGGAACCAATCGGTAAAAATCCTCCCGGTAGGCTGCAAGAATCTCCTGCTCGGCTTCTTCCATCGGCTCCTCAAACACCTTGGGGCGAAAAAGGCTGTAGCTGGCCAAAAGCTCCTGATAGCTCTGCTCCTCCCATGCGGCGGGCTGATCGAAAAGAGTGGCGGCAGAGATAGGGTTCTCTAAGGGGTAGGCCTCGGTTTCCACAAAATCAAGCTGCTCGCACCAGTTGACAGTCAGAGGCCGCCCGGTTCGGGCGCACCATGTAACCCATCCGATAGGGCGCTTGGCAGAAGCTTCTCCTTCTCCGGGCGGCAGACCGATAAAGGCAGCATCCCGGTGTTTGCCCCCATAAGGCATGGGAAGGGATAGAAAAACAGTTTCCTCAAAGCCCATCATACGCAGGAGCGGCATCAACCGCTCCTTTGTTATCATTTGAAAGCCGACTGTAAACACCTCCGCCAGCCAGAGGCAGCGGTTTTGCCCTGCCTCTCACTGCAAGCTTATTCATAAGCTGTCCGACTTATGCAAGGGGCAGCTCTTATCCATCAAAAAATACTGTTATATGCGCATTCAGATATAATGCACCGCTCACAGCGGCACAGGGGGAAAACCGTATATACCAACCGGCCGTCATTACAATGAACATCAGGCCGCCCTTTGCTTTTCTATTTGCGGTTTGGCCCGCTGCCGGAAAAATGGATCTTTCCCCAAAAATACCGGCCGATTATGGCACCACAAAAGGGGCATTGTGCGGTATATTCCATCTCCACGTTTTCCACACGAACCGCGTTGATTTTGATCAGATCCTTCATGAGCAGATAGCTATCGCATTTTGGGCATCTCATAGTCAGTCCCCCACCGGTGGTCTTTTATTAAAAAAGGCTTTGTTCCCACCTAGTAAAGCATATTACGTTGCTCTTTAGTATAGCACATTCTTCCATAAATTTCAAAAATCCGCCGTTAAAATCATATGTACTATTATAAAATGTAAATATATTCAATTTTTATGACTTGAGCAGTCCCGATAGACAATTTCTAGCTACTGTGTTAGAATATGTTTAACTATTTGAGGGACATCCCCTCAACATTTTGTACCTATTTCAGCGGCCCCGCCGCTCATACAGGAGGACTTCCATGAAGAAGGTTATACTGATACCCGATTCCTTTAAAGGCACAATGAGCTCACTGGAAATTTGCAGCATTATGGATGGGGTGATTAAGTCCTATTACCCCGAGGCCCAAATCGAGGCCCTTCCTGTTGCCGATGGCGGCGAAGGAACCGTGGAATGTTTCTTAGAGGCCATTGGCGGCCAGCGCATTCCTGTGCAGGCTATGAACCCTTTTATGGAAGAAATGCAGTCTTTTTACGGGCTGGTTTCAGAGGGGAAAACCGCCATTGTGGAACTGGCCGCTTGTGCCGGGCTTCCTCTGGTGGAAAACCGCCGCAACCCGCTGCTGGCCACAACCTACGGCG is a window from the Oscillospiraceae bacterium MB08-C2-2 genome containing:
- the grpE gene encoding nucleotide exchange factor GrpE — its product is MPLLRMMGFEETVFLSLPMPYGGKHRDAAFIGLPPGEGEASAKRPIGWVTWCARTGRPLTVNWCEQLDFVETEAYPLENPISAATLFDQPAAWEEQSYQELLASYSLFRPKVFEEPMEEAEQEILAAYREDFYRLVPAGYIPFYRELSPRFFEWSGLEAHMPSPLGQAFPAPSYKRLEELTQTLAQIVRTDTKRQSMLDSLHRELQEYRGGLLDRLTRPLELDVIGIIDGLEKSMALFKEWEPTAENYNKVLNALGGVGEDLTDLLYRAGIEPFEVPGGQVDMARQKLVELVETADPALDKTVARRVAPGYEKQEKIIRPERVSVFVYK